The following proteins are co-located in the Pseudomonas synxantha genome:
- a CDS encoding TIGR03752 family integrating conjugative element protein, translating to MKSNPLVKYLVIPFAILAIYVVVKLFNRESADQQVHAPETVVLSTKEAKKLGVDGDTPSDTLRTIVVESRQLKDQVSNALKNNDELKQQNIELQKRLQNIDLNVDNKLQNVQQTMKQEAQQQSQTLLDTLQQQYNTLSSKSGSGNESGSDLPIGFGVQPGDGQGFKGGPGADVVWIEPQDATPVDVNGKPIAAGTNQTASGFNFPTSFGESVDRGQNALRTGAQSVANEISPQEARKQVRKVYTLPQNSTLMGSVAMSALIGRVPIDGTVNDPYPFKVLIGPDNLTANGIDLPDVAGAVASGTASGDWTLSCVRGQIKSLTFVFNDGTVRTLPQPQEETNSSQNSNNQNNGNQTTIQGGLGWISDAYGIPCISGDRKSNASQYIGSQVLITAAGAGAASLIKSDGNSGSFINPQSGTIGSVGGSGSEAMGKIIGQGVNDVSSWVNKLYGQAFAAVYVQPGAKIAVHLDQQLTIDYELNGRKVNYRSGARHVSTALD from the coding sequence GTGAAGAGTAATCCACTTGTTAAATACCTGGTCATACCGTTCGCGATCCTGGCGATATACGTAGTGGTCAAATTATTCAATCGCGAAAGTGCCGACCAACAGGTTCATGCGCCGGAAACGGTTGTACTTAGTACGAAGGAGGCTAAAAAGCTTGGGGTTGACGGAGATACACCCAGCGACACATTGCGCACCATTGTCGTGGAAAGCAGACAACTCAAGGACCAAGTCTCCAATGCTTTGAAGAACAATGACGAACTAAAGCAACAGAACATCGAGCTGCAAAAACGCCTGCAGAACATCGACCTCAACGTCGATAACAAACTGCAGAACGTTCAGCAAACGATGAAGCAGGAGGCGCAACAACAGAGCCAAACCCTCTTGGACACACTGCAGCAGCAGTACAATACCCTGAGCAGCAAATCGGGCAGTGGCAATGAGTCTGGATCTGATTTGCCGATCGGCTTCGGCGTTCAGCCAGGTGACGGTCAAGGCTTCAAAGGCGGACCTGGCGCGGACGTTGTTTGGATAGAGCCGCAGGACGCAACGCCGGTCGATGTCAACGGCAAGCCCATCGCTGCAGGGACAAATCAAACGGCAAGCGGCTTCAACTTCCCGACCTCTTTTGGCGAGTCCGTGGACCGAGGACAAAATGCACTGCGCACGGGCGCTCAAAGTGTTGCGAATGAAATCTCGCCACAGGAGGCCCGCAAACAGGTGCGCAAGGTCTACACCTTGCCGCAGAACTCGACATTGATGGGTTCGGTGGCCATGTCCGCGCTGATCGGCCGGGTGCCCATTGACGGCACTGTCAACGACCCCTACCCGTTCAAGGTATTGATCGGGCCGGACAATCTCACGGCCAACGGCATCGACTTGCCCGACGTCGCCGGCGCGGTGGCCAGCGGAACGGCTTCCGGCGATTGGACCCTGTCTTGCGTACGCGGTCAGATCAAAAGCCTGACGTTCGTCTTCAATGACGGCACTGTGCGCACGCTGCCACAACCTCAGGAAGAAACGAATAGCAGTCAAAATAGTAACAATCAGAACAATGGCAACCAAACCACCATTCAGGGTGGCCTGGGCTGGATAAGCGATGCCTATGGCATTCCTTGTATCAGTGGCGACCGCAAAAGCAACGCCTCGCAATACATTGGCTCGCAGGTACTGATTACCGCCGCCGGCGCAGGTGCTGCCTCCCTCATCAAGTCAGATGGAAACAGCGGCTCTTTTATAAACCCTCAGTCCGGGACCATCGGTTCTGTCGGCGGCTCGGGCAGTGAAGCCATGGGCAAAATTATTGGCCAGGGCGTCAATGACGTCTCCAGCTGGGTCAACAAACTCTACGGGCAAGCCTTCGCAGCGGTGTATGTACAACCCGGGGCAAAGATAGCTGTGCACCTGGACCAGCAACTGACCATCGATTACGAACTCAATGGCCGCAAGGTCAACTATCGCTCAGGAGCCCGTCATGTTTCGACTGCGCTTGACTAA